The following is a genomic window from Photobacterium sp. GJ3.
TTGCTTCGTTTCTCTTTAGATTATCTGATCGAGTGTATGAGTATTCCTTTAGTTGTCGGTCTGATCGGCCTGTTGTTAGTTCTGGTAGTCGGTTACAACGTCATCATTCAGTATCGCCAGCAGCTGGAAAGCCAGAAACAGCAGGAGTTGGCGAAACACATTGCTATTATTGACTCCAGCGAAGACATGATCGGCCATGCGCATCATCTTCCTTATAGTAAGGAATTACTGGTTTGTCTGAATCAGCGCATTCTTTCTGCCCTGGAAAGCATGTTCGAAATCGATCAGTCAGATCGCTCGATGCCACAACGGATTCAAAATGTTCGCGAGCAGATCACTCAACTCCAGCAAAACTATACGCCCAATGAAATGTCAGGTTTCAAAGTGCCGACAACCGACCGTCAGGCGATTGCGATGCTGCAACTTGTCAAACGACTCAAGCAAGTCGTCAAAAGTGAACACAGTAAAGGCCGGTTAGGGACGCAGACTTTTGTGGCCGAGAATGCCCGTCTCGAAGGGCTGCAATTACGCATCAACATCGAAAATGTCATTAAACGTGCCAATGAAGCCCGTATGAAACGACAAATCGGTACCGCGAAGCAGCTGCTAAGAAAAGGCCTGGATGCACTGTCGACGAAAAATCACAATTATGCCAATCAGGCGCGCGAAAAATTACAGGCGCTGCTGGATGAAATCGACAGTTCTCAGAATCAAACCCACGCCAAACAGCGGCAGGAAATGATCGAAAAAGAGCAGGACGAACTGGATGTTCTGTTCCAGCCAAAGAAAAAATGGTAATTCAGTTCTGATCCTTCAGCACAAGAACAGGCCGCATCTGATGCGGCCTGTTTGATTTCCAACCTGATCCCAGTCACGACCACGACTCTTTAGCCTTCAGATACCCCGATGCGATGTTCACTCAGCACCTTGGCCAGAATGCTTCGGGACAGACACCCACGTAATCTGCCCTCGCTATCCAGCACAGGTAAAGGCCAGTTCGAATTCAATGTGGCTGGCAGGACATCTTCCAATAACTGATGGGCACGAATGGCAGGCACAGACTCCAGCAAGCCAACAAGACCTGCATTGAAGAGATGATGAGGCTGCGAACAGAGTTTGTCCTGCGTCAGCACACCAAGATACCCCTGCTGTTCATCCCAGATGTAAAGATACGACTGCTGGTTTGCTTTCAGAGCAAGTGCTGCTTCCTCTGGCGTCACAAGACCCAGCTGGTGAATCTCACGGCTCATGGCACTGCCAACCGTCAGCGCCCGGGCGCGATTCACATCTCTGACAAAAGCTTCGACATAATCATCGGCAGGCCGGAGCAAAATATCGACCGGCCTGCCCTGCTGAACCAGGACCCCATCACGGAGAATGGCAATCCGATCACCCAGCCGGAGCGCTTCATCCAGATCGTGTGTGATGAAAATAATGGTTTTACCAAGCTCAGACTGAAGTGACATCAGTTGCGACTGCATCTCGCTGCGAATAAGTGGATCCAGCGCTGAAAAGGCTTCATCCATCAGTAATATATCTGCATCGGTACACAGTGCCCGGGCCAGTCCGACCCGTTGCTGCTGGCCGCCAGACAGGCTGGACGGATAATGATCGCCATACCCGCTCAGTCCTACGGTATCCAGCCAGTACTGCGCTTTCTTCAGCCACACTGGCCGACTAAGCTTCTGTATCTGCAAACCATAACCAATATTCTGCAAGACCGTCCGGTGCGGGAAGAGTGCAAAGCGCTGAAAAACCATCGCCATACGCTGACGCCGGAAAGTTTGTAATGCAGCGCGACTCAAGGTGGTCACCTGAACATCGTCAATGTCCACTTGTCCCGCTGTCGGTTCAATCAATCGGTTAAACAGGCGAATCAGTGTCGACTTCCCGGAACCAGACAGCCCCATAACGACAAAGATCTCACCGGGATACACCGACAGGTTGATGTCATTGAGCCCAACCGTGTGACCAGTCTCTGCCAGAATCGTTTCTTTGCTTGTTCCGGCAAGCACTTGTGACATTACCTGCTTGGCTCTCGGGCCGAAGACCTTATATAAACCCCGCACCTGAATCAGCGGTTTGCGGTCATCGTGACGCATGGAAGGATCAGTCATGCCGGCTCCCGGAAAGATGCTGCTGCGCCCGACGGGCATAGCTCTGAGAGATACGGTCAAACATGATCGCCAACGCGACAATGGCCAAACCATTCAGCAACCCCAGCGTGAAATACTGATTCGTGATGGATTTCAGTACAGGCTGGCCCAGCCCT
Proteins encoded in this region:
- a CDS encoding DNA repair protein, with the protein product MSIPLVVGLIGLLLVLVVGYNVIIQYRQQLESQKQQELAKHIAIIDSSEDMIGHAHHLPYSKELLVCLNQRILSALESMFEIDQSDRSMPQRIQNVREQITQLQQNYTPNEMSGFKVPTTDRQAIAMLQLVKRLKQVVKSEHSKGRLGTQTFVAENARLEGLQLRINIENVIKRANEARMKRQIGTAKQLLRKGLDALSTKNHNYANQAREKLQALLDEIDSSQNQTHAKQRQEMIEKEQDELDVLFQPKKKW
- a CDS encoding glycine betaine/L-proline ABC transporter ATP-binding protein — its product is MTDPSMRHDDRKPLIQVRGLYKVFGPRAKQVMSQVLAGTSKETILAETGHTVGLNDINLSVYPGEIFVVMGLSGSGKSTLIRLFNRLIEPTAGQVDIDDVQVTTLSRAALQTFRRQRMAMVFQRFALFPHRTVLQNIGYGLQIQKLSRPVWLKKAQYWLDTVGLSGYGDHYPSSLSGGQQQRVGLARALCTDADILLMDEAFSALDPLIRSEMQSQLMSLQSELGKTIIFITHDLDEALRLGDRIAILRDGVLVQQGRPVDILLRPADDYVEAFVRDVNRARALTVGSAMSREIHQLGLVTPEEAALALKANQQSYLYIWDEQQGYLGVLTQDKLCSQPHHLFNAGLVGLLESVPAIRAHQLLEDVLPATLNSNWPLPVLDSEGRLRGCLSRSILAKVLSEHRIGVSEG